A genomic segment from Desulfonatronum lacustre DSM 10312 encodes:
- a CDS encoding DUF6868 family protein, with translation MDIEILTQFFMWCTIINVALLVLSFFVVAYGFGSEFVYRTHSKWFPMPRDTFNAAIYLLIGIYKIFVFVFNVVPWIALTIIG, from the coding sequence ATGGATATTGAAATTTTGACACAATTCTTTATGTGGTGCACCATCATCAACGTGGCCTTGCTGGTTCTGTCGTTTTTTGTGGTAGCATATGGATTTGGAAGTGAATTCGTATATCGAACGCACAGCAAGTGGTTCCCTATGCCGCGGGATACGTTTAACGCGGCTATTTATTTGCTTATTGGGATTTATAAGATATTTGTGTTTGTTTTTAACGTTGTTCCATGGATCGCACTTACAATCATCGGGTGA
- a CDS encoding DMT family transporter, producing the protein MAGASTVFVALAALFWGLSGGIGGILMADGWDAFVVSFYRGLIGLLCVLVWLMLRPQGSGLTDRRLWFWSVIAGLGVAGNFSFYFVSIGQGSVAVAATLMYCAPVFVYLVSFVLKLEKPTPLKWAAIAMVMLGIVLLTGIYDIGASGVTAIGVGAGLLSGLSYAIFIFGFKYAAPHGSPQAILSIAFAVLAVILIRPGDADQTVAVLSTPDWPLFVGLGVLGAGLSFVLYIIGLRHTAPAVASIVATVEPVTASLFGVLILNQTLAGPQILGMGLILATVTALSITSRAARPPSD; encoded by the coding sequence ATGGCGGGCGCGAGTACGGTTTTCGTGGCGCTGGCGGCTCTTTTCTGGGGGTTGTCCGGCGGGATCGGCGGGATTCTCATGGCCGACGGCTGGGATGCGTTCGTCGTTTCATTCTACCGGGGCCTGATCGGGCTGCTGTGCGTCCTCGTCTGGCTCATGCTGCGCCCACAGGGCAGCGGGTTGACGGATCGGCGGTTATGGTTCTGGTCCGTGATCGCCGGTCTCGGCGTAGCAGGCAACTTCTCGTTTTATTTCGTGAGCATCGGCCAGGGCAGCGTCGCGGTTGCGGCGACGTTGATGTACTGCGCGCCGGTGTTCGTGTACCTTGTGTCGTTCGTCTTGAAGCTGGAAAAGCCCACCCCGCTGAAATGGGCCGCCATCGCGATGGTGATGCTCGGCATCGTGTTGCTCACGGGGATTTACGACATCGGCGCAAGCGGCGTCACGGCCATTGGCGTGGGCGCCGGGCTGCTTTCCGGGCTGTCCTACGCAATCTTTATTTTTGGATTCAAGTACGCCGCGCCCCATGGCAGCCCGCAGGCGATTCTCTCCATTGCCTTCGCGGTCCTTGCCGTCATCCTGATCCGGCCGGGAGATGCCGACCAGACCGTTGCCGTTCTGAGCACTCCGGATTGGCCGCTGTTCGTGGGCCTGGGCGTGCTCGGCGCGGGATTGTCGTTTGTTCTCTATATCATCGGTCTGAGGCATACGGCGCCGGCCGTGGCCTCAATCGTGGCCACGGTTGAGCCGGTCACCGCGTCGCTGTTCGGCGTCCTGATTTTGAACCAGACTCTGGCTGGTCCGCAAATCTTGGGTATGGGGCTGATATTGGCCACCGTGACCGCGCTGAGCATAACATCCCGAGCCGCAAGGCCGCCTTCCGATTGA
- a CDS encoding ABC transporter substrate-binding protein, with product MKKSTTIACLAIILFLSWGSVSLAQDPIRFGVPPWPGVEVKTEISAQLLKALGYATEQIQIGPPVVYRGMENGDVDVFLGAWTPQQNPLLSPLLEKGTVEIVQTNLNDALISLCVPAYVAEQGVRSFADLAAHGDKFNRHIYNIEVGSPMHTAMEEIIANNVAGLGDWDQTGTTTPIMLAEVMRLIDNGQWVAFACWKPHWMNIRIDMEYLEPVDGTESFASASLIHTVVRDGFEAQYPDAYQFLRKMTVTSETQSLWINAYGQEGRPVAEVAGTWIKNNMDIVSGWFAGVSTPDGTPAMELIQNTFN from the coding sequence ATGAAGAAATCAACCACCATCGCGTGCCTGGCCATCATTCTCTTTTTGAGTTGGGGATCCGTCTCCCTGGCCCAAGACCCCATTCGGTTCGGCGTACCGCCCTGGCCCGGCGTGGAGGTCAAAACCGAAATCTCGGCTCAACTTCTGAAAGCATTGGGGTATGCGACGGAACAGATCCAGATCGGTCCTCCCGTGGTGTACAGGGGCATGGAAAACGGCGACGTGGACGTGTTTCTGGGAGCCTGGACCCCGCAGCAAAATCCACTGCTGAGCCCCTTGCTTGAAAAAGGAACCGTGGAAATCGTCCAGACCAATCTGAACGACGCCTTGATCAGTTTATGCGTGCCCGCTTACGTGGCGGAACAAGGAGTCCGGAGCTTCGCCGACCTTGCCGCCCATGGCGACAAGTTCAATCGCCACATCTACAATATTGAAGTCGGATCGCCCATGCACACGGCCATGGAGGAAATCATCGCCAATAACGTGGCGGGGCTCGGCGACTGGGATCAGACGGGAACCACGACTCCCATCATGCTGGCGGAGGTCATGCGACTGATCGACAACGGCCAATGGGTCGCGTTCGCCTGCTGGAAGCCGCACTGGATGAATATCAGAATTGACATGGAATACCTGGAGCCTGTTGACGGCACGGAAAGCTTCGCGAGCGCGTCGCTGATCCATACGGTCGTCCGCGACGGGTTTGAAGCGCAATACCCTGACGCGTATCAGTTTCTCCGGAAAATGACGGTCACATCCGAGACGCAAAGCCTCTGGATCAACGCATACGGACAGGAAGGCCGGCCCGTCGCCGAAGTGGCCGGAACCTGGATTAAAAACAACATGGACATTGTTTCGGGCTGGTTCGCGGGCGTCTCAACCCCGGACGGCACTCCAGCCATGGAGTTGATTCAAAATACGTTCAACTAG
- a CDS encoding anaerobic sulfatase maturase: MRAFSLLVKPASADCNLKCTYCFYLDKKKLYPKDQRPRMSDATLQRMLERYFATSQQVYSLTWQGGEPALMGEEFFKRVTDLQKKTARKGSRIVNCIQTNATLITPEMAAHMGKYRFLAGCSMDGPATVHDAFRKTPRGGPTHEKVVKGVRMFRKHGVPVNAVCLVSSANAHHPEAVYDHLTSQGFRHIQFIPCLRQDSWSDGPDPGLTGAEWGEFLLRIFEKWLTSDMGTVSIRNFESILAQLVMGKAAECRMADRCDQYLVVEYNGDVYPCDFFVQPGHKLGNVHDDSFEEVLGSAGYLKFSDQKSAWAPECHRCSFLQLCKGDCPAFRLTKNNHASVLCEGWKYFYEKTLPRFMSIARDISGRPVPTGSLS; the protein is encoded by the coding sequence ATGCGCGCTTTTTCCTTGCTGGTGAAACCGGCTTCCGCCGATTGCAACCTCAAGTGCACGTATTGCTTTTATCTGGACAAAAAAAAGCTCTACCCGAAAGACCAAAGACCCCGCATGTCTGACGCAACGCTTCAACGCATGCTGGAACGGTATTTTGCAACCAGCCAGCAGGTCTACTCACTGACCTGGCAGGGAGGGGAGCCGGCCCTGATGGGCGAGGAGTTTTTCAAGCGGGTCACGGATCTGCAGAAAAAAACAGCCCGCAAGGGTTCGCGAATCGTCAACTGCATCCAGACCAACGCCACCCTGATCACCCCGGAAATGGCCGCTCACATGGGCAAGTACAGATTTCTCGCCGGATGCAGCATGGACGGCCCCGCTACCGTGCATGACGCCTTCCGCAAAACGCCGCGGGGCGGGCCCACCCATGAAAAGGTTGTTAAGGGGGTCAGGATGTTCAGGAAGCACGGCGTGCCGGTAAACGCGGTCTGCCTGGTTTCCTCGGCCAATGCGCACCATCCGGAGGCGGTGTACGACCATCTGACGAGCCAGGGGTTCAGGCATATCCAGTTTATTCCTTGTTTGCGGCAAGATTCCTGGAGCGACGGGCCCGACCCCGGCCTGACCGGGGCCGAATGGGGAGAATTCCTGCTCCGAATTTTTGAAAAATGGCTCACGAGCGACATGGGCACGGTCAGCATCCGCAACTTCGAATCAATTCTGGCTCAACTGGTCATGGGCAAGGCGGCGGAATGCCGCATGGCGGACCGTTGTGATCAGTACCTGGTCGTCGAATATAATGGCGACGTCTATCCCTGTGATTTTTTTGTCCAACCTGGGCACAAACTGGGCAATGTCCATGACGACTCCTTTGAGGAGGTTCTTGGCTCCGCGGGGTATCTGAAGTTTTCCGACCAGAAATCGGCCTGGGCTCCGGAATGCCACCGCTGCTCCTTTCTTCAACTCTGCAAAGGCGATTGCCCCGCATTCCGCCTGACAAAAAACAACCACGCAAGCGTCCTGTGCGAGGGATGGAAGTATTTTTACGAAAAAACACTCCCTCGCTTTATGAGCATCGCCCGCGACATTTCCGGGCGACCGGTCCCGACCGGCTCTCTTTCCTGA
- the betC gene encoding choline-sulfatase: MAERRPNILIIQADQLAAPALPCYGHPVTKAPYIDSLAEDGVIFDNAYCNNPLCAPSRFSMLSGQHTSKIGAYDNGAEFPADIPTFAHYLRANGYRTTLCGKMHFVGADQLHGFEERLTTDVYPADHGWAPDWERPDHRFDWWYHNMDSVYQAGPCERTNQIDFDDEVGFLAERHIYDLARAKEKAKDGNGDDRPFCLTVSFTHPHDPYACPKEHWDRYEHEKIDPPRVGHIAYDRCDPHSRRLRQACKMGTGEIDGQDVRNARHAYYGQISYVDDKIGRILKALDHAGLRDNTVIIFTADHGDMLGERGLWYKMSFHEWSARVPLIVSGPDFFQPRRIAAPVSLVDLLPTLLELSADPHVQNPADGLDGKSLMPLLRGETSDFERPVISEYLGEGAIAPMIMVRKGRYKYIHCPADPALLFDLETDPDELENLASKSGYHDTCLEFETIVSQHQDLNALHDRILKSQKRRRLVFKAHMTGKHTSWDFQPTQDASQKYMRNHLDLNVVERCARIASRT; the protein is encoded by the coding sequence ATGGCTGAAAGAAGACCGAACATCCTGATTATCCAGGCGGACCAGCTGGCCGCACCGGCCTTGCCCTGCTATGGACATCCGGTCACCAAGGCGCCGTACATCGATTCATTGGCCGAGGACGGCGTGATATTCGACAATGCCTACTGCAACAACCCGCTCTGCGCCCCTTCGCGGTTCTCCATGCTGTCCGGACAACATACCTCGAAGATAGGGGCCTATGACAACGGGGCGGAATTTCCGGCGGACATTCCGACATTTGCCCACTATCTCAGGGCAAACGGATACAGGACCACCTTGTGCGGAAAGATGCATTTCGTGGGCGCGGACCAGTTGCACGGGTTCGAGGAACGCCTGACCACGGACGTCTACCCGGCCGACCACGGCTGGGCTCCGGACTGGGAAAGGCCGGACCATCGCTTTGACTGGTGGTATCACAACATGGACAGCGTCTATCAGGCCGGGCCCTGTGAGCGGACCAACCAGATCGATTTCGACGACGAGGTCGGTTTTCTGGCTGAACGACACATTTACGACCTGGCCAGGGCCAAGGAAAAAGCCAAGGACGGGAACGGGGACGACCGCCCATTCTGCCTGACGGTGTCCTTTACCCACCCCCACGATCCGTATGCCTGCCCCAAGGAGCACTGGGACCGCTATGAACACGAAAAGATCGATCCGCCCCGGGTCGGGCATATCGCGTATGACCGGTGCGACCCGCACAGCCGGAGGCTGCGCCAGGCCTGCAAAATGGGCACGGGGGAGATAGACGGGCAAGATGTCCGCAATGCCAGACACGCCTACTACGGCCAGATCAGCTACGTCGACGACAAGATCGGACGCATCCTGAAGGCCTTGGACCATGCGGGGCTCCGGGATAACACCGTGATCATCTTTACGGCTGACCACGGCGACATGCTGGGCGAGCGGGGGCTCTGGTACAAGATGTCCTTTCATGAATGGTCGGCCAGGGTGCCCCTCATCGTGTCCGGCCCTGATTTTTTCCAACCACGGAGGATCGCCGCTCCCGTTTCCCTGGTCGATCTTCTACCGACCCTGCTGGAATTGTCCGCTGACCCTCATGTGCAAAATCCGGCGGACGGACTGGACGGCAAAAGCCTGATGCCCTTGCTCCGGGGTGAAACGAGCGATTTCGAAAGACCGGTCATTTCGGAGTACCTGGGCGAAGGCGCCATCGCGCCCATGATCATGGTCAGGAAGGGCAGATACAAATATATCCACTGTCCCGCTGATCCCGCGCTGCTCTTTGATCTTGAGACGGACCCCGACGAACTTGAGAATCTTGCCTCCAAAAGCGGATACCACGACACGTGTCTGGAGTTCGAAACCATCGTCTCCCAACACCAGGACCTGAATGCGCTGCACGACCGAATCCTGAAAAGTCAGAAACGAAGAAGACTCGTCTTCAAGGCGCACATGACCGGGAAGCATACGTCGTGGGATTTTCAGCCCACCCAGGACGCATCTCAGAAATACATGCGCAATCACCTTGATCTCAACGTTGTGGAACGGTGCGCCAGGATTGCTTCACGAACATGA
- a CDS encoding transcriptional regulator, IclR family protein encodes MSETTLLRALRVIDEISKHPDGLGFSALRKFLGNPSPTTVNTILKELLGMEVLQKTSGKTYVLGTRTYFWGKAAARTNDPMRIVRARMRRLHEEFQASVNLFTCSQGNLFCLESFVAPQSPSMWPAGQSLALSLPVVGSVFFYDPVQLQDEGLLQQELAAHGEEISLDDVKKMIREALQTRMQDDGGLFYPGMRRFAVPIRDRERTVLVLGLGVLEARLNRSDIRDRIISRMEEARESLEQTFNNQYSEKEL; translated from the coding sequence ATGAGTGAGACAACCCTTCTCAGGGCGCTCAGGGTGATTGACGAAATATCCAAACATCCTGATGGGCTTGGCTTCTCGGCTCTGCGGAAATTCCTGGGCAACCCCAGCCCGACCACGGTGAATACGATCCTGAAGGAGCTTCTGGGCATGGAGGTCCTGCAAAAGACCTCCGGAAAAACATACGTCCTGGGTACCAGGACCTATTTCTGGGGCAAGGCCGCGGCCAGAACCAACGATCCCATGCGGATCGTCAGGGCGCGTATGCGCCGGCTTCATGAAGAATTCCAGGCATCCGTGAATCTGTTCACCTGCTCGCAAGGCAATTTATTCTGTCTGGAAAGCTTCGTGGCCCCCCAGTCGCCTTCCATGTGGCCTGCGGGGCAGAGTCTGGCCTTGAGCCTGCCCGTGGTGGGCTCGGTGTTTTTCTATGATCCCGTGCAACTCCAGGACGAAGGATTGTTGCAACAAGAGCTTGCGGCGCATGGTGAAGAGATTTCCCTGGACGACGTGAAGAAAATGATCCGGGAAGCTCTGCAAACGCGGATGCAGGATGACGGTGGTCTGTTTTATCCGGGAATGCGGCGTTTTGCCGTTCCCATACGGGACCGGGAACGAACCGTTCTGGTTCTGGGACTTGGGGTGCTCGAGGCGCGTCTCAACAGGAGCGACATCCGCGACAGGATCATCTCCAGAATGGAAGAAGCAAGGGAAAGTCTGGAACAGACATTCAACAACCAATATTCGGAAAAGGAACTGTAA
- a CDS encoding alpha/beta fold hydrolase, with protein sequence MNSYTKFSHTTGRLVASGDAKIYVEEIGISDGPVLLMLHGGFGTIEDFNTIAPTLSRHFRLIGIDSRGHGRSNLGSTKLSYKTMTDDLNAVINALDLRAFSIFGFSDGGVVAYRYAAASDPKLQRLVTVGASWEMNEKEPCWEMISGMTGEAWKEMFPASYDTYMRLNPKPDFDVFSKSVVAMWTDLSADGHPEGTMRDIAADMLVIRGDNDFLTNLESMARLKAMNNKVNFMNVPFAEHVAFDESPEIVLRAMGKFLGVELK encoded by the coding sequence ATGAACAGTTACACAAAGTTTAGCCATACAACAGGACGCCTCGTCGCGAGTGGCGACGCCAAGATATACGTCGAGGAAATCGGGATATCTGATGGTCCCGTCTTGCTCATGCTGCATGGGGGGTTCGGAACCATTGAGGATTTCAACACTATTGCGCCAACTCTTTCTCGTCACTTCAGATTGATCGGGATCGACAGCCGAGGACACGGACGGTCAAACTTGGGAAGCACCAAGCTTTCCTACAAGACCATGACGGATGATCTCAATGCGGTAATCAATGCGCTTGATCTTCGGGCATTCAGCATATTTGGATTCAGCGACGGCGGCGTCGTTGCGTATCGTTATGCGGCAGCGAGCGACCCGAAGCTCCAGAGATTAGTAACGGTGGGTGCAAGCTGGGAGATGAACGAGAAAGAGCCCTGCTGGGAGATGATATCCGGGATGACTGGCGAGGCATGGAAAGAGATGTTTCCAGCAAGCTATGACACCTATATGCGCTTGAATCCCAAACCGGATTTCGATGTGTTCTCCAAGAGCGTTGTCGCCATGTGGACAGACCTGTCTGCGGATGGACATCCAGAAGGCACTATGCGAGATATTGCCGCAGACATGTTGGTGATTCGAGGGGATAATGACTTCCTTACCAATTTGGAAAGCATGGCACGATTAAAGGCCATGAATAACAAGGTGAACTTCATGAACGTACCTTTTGCCGAACATGTGGCGTTTGACGAGTCGCCAGAGATTGTTCTTCGTGCGATGGGCAAGTTCTTGGGTGTTGAATTGAAATAA
- a CDS encoding HNH endonuclease, with protein sequence MKQLKLFGDNKEENVTETKKRVFNPYLGPKSPPMGYNKYIKSDEWKNKRIYALKAAGYKCQKCGITGRLEVHHLDYDSSLYHERLNDVEVLCRRCHQIADSEREYETAYESYAYKIYGDYWVEHDDERLREEFDEWYERKREDY encoded by the coding sequence ATGAAACAGCTAAAACTTTTTGGTGATAATAAAGAAGAAAATGTTACAGAAACTAAAAAGCGCGTCTTTAATCCTTATCTTGGTCCAAAAAGCCCTCCAATGGGCTATAACAAATATATCAAATCTGATGAGTGGAAAAATAAAAGGATTTATGCATTAAAAGCAGCGGGATACAAATGTCAGAAATGTGGAATAACGGGGAGGCTAGAGGTTCACCACCTTGATTACGACTCATCACTTTATCACGAACGCCTCAATGATGTTGAAGTATTATGTCGTCGTTGCCATCAAATAGCTGATTCTGAAAGAGAATATGAAACTGCATATGAAAGTTATGCTTATAAAATATATGGTGATTACTGGGTAGAACATGATGATGAACGACTCCGAGAAGAATTCGATGAATGGTATGAAAGAAAGCGAGAAGATTATTAG
- a CDS encoding cupin domain-containing protein gives MENIFPPPIKALPEADIPIDGIKAYLSQAADHQLIFMQFEKDADLPEHAHAAQVGFVLSGVIELTIDGVKQQFGKGDIYSIPEGVLHSGKIHAGYSDITFFAEAGRYTAKE, from the coding sequence TTGGAAAACATTTTCCCCCCTCCAATCAAAGCTTTGCCAGAAGCTGATATACCGATCGATGGCATCAAGGCGTATTTATCCCAAGCCGCTGATCACCAATTGATATTCATGCAGTTTGAAAAGGATGCTGATCTGCCGGAACATGCACATGCGGCGCAGGTTGGTTTTGTTTTGAGCGGTGTCATCGAATTGACCATCGACGGTGTAAAGCAGCAATTCGGTAAAGGCGATATCTACTCTATTCCCGAAGGCGTTTTGCATTCAGGAAAGATTCATGCGGGATATTCGGATATAACCTTTTTCGCGGAAGCTGGTCGGTATACGGCGAAAGAATGA
- a CDS encoding sensor histidine kinase: MMIEKKIINDEETYFTAPGRAGGDELRLDIEIVSNNPVMTGLLTNIGGLIAILNSHRQIVSINSAFLKLLGIDDPETALGLRPGEALDCLHADDGPGGCGTGRYCSSCGAAIAIVACLEQEIPIERKCALAAQKGGEPVQLLLQVRANPIRINSKVYILLFLQDVTVQEQQAALTRTFFHDVSNMLTMLVQSGELLRMKSPSPLSEIIHQSSVRLAGEIALQKALFESGACSYVPRWAECDLGRLFAELRGFFQSHEAARDRVLRFPETLPRILLRTDGAALYRILLNMIVNALEATEEGGEVGVSLEQQPEAVVFSVWNAAVIPPEVALRIFQRSFSTKNQSGRGIGTYSMKLFGETVLGGRVFFTSREGAGTSFSFAHPLKTQEKPEKECRSIA, from the coding sequence ATGATGATCGAGAAGAAAATCATAAATGATGAGGAAACGTATTTCACCGCGCCTGGGCGGGCGGGGGGCGATGAACTGCGGCTGGATATTGAGATCGTCAGCAACAACCCGGTGATGACCGGGTTGTTGACGAATATCGGCGGCCTGATTGCGATACTCAACAGCCACCGCCAGATCGTCTCCATCAACTCCGCTTTTCTCAAGCTGCTGGGCATCGATGATCCGGAGACGGCCCTTGGCCTGCGCCCCGGTGAGGCGCTGGACTGCCTGCATGCCGACGACGGTCCCGGCGGCTGCGGAACCGGCAGGTACTGCTCCTCCTGCGGCGCGGCGATAGCCATTGTCGCCTGTCTGGAGCAGGAAATCCCCATTGAGAGGAAGTGCGCCTTGGCGGCTCAAAAAGGGGGGGAGCCGGTCCAATTGCTGCTCCAGGTTCGGGCCAACCCGATCCGCATCAATTCCAAGGTGTACATTCTGCTCTTTCTCCAGGACGTCACGGTCCAGGAACAGCAGGCCGCGCTTACCAGGACGTTTTTTCACGACGTCAGCAACATGCTGACCATGCTCGTCCAGTCCGGGGAACTGCTGCGGATGAAAAGCCCTTCCCCGCTCAGCGAAATCATCCATCAATCTTCGGTCCGGTTGGCCGGGGAGATCGCCCTGCAAAAGGCGCTGTTCGAATCCGGGGCCTGCTCCTATGTCCCGAGGTGGGCGGAGTGCGATCTTGGGCGACTCTTTGCCGAGTTGCGCGGCTTCTTCCAGAGCCATGAGGCGGCTCGGGACAGGGTGCTGCGATTTCCCGAGACCCTGCCGCGGATTCTGCTCAGAACCGACGGCGCGGCGCTGTACCGGATATTGCTGAACATGATCGTCAATGCTCTGGAGGCGACCGAAGAAGGGGGCGAGGTGGGCGTGTCGCTGGAGCAGCAACCCGAGGCCGTCGTGTTTTCCGTCTGGAACGCGGCGGTGATTCCTCCGGAAGTCGCCTTGCGCATCTTTCAGCGCAGTTTCAGCACGAAAAATCAATCCGGCAGGGGCATTGGAACGTATTCGATGAAACTGTTCGGGGAGACGGTTCTGGGGGGCAGGGTTTTCTTTACTTCCAGGGAAGGGGCGGGAACCAGCTTTTCATTCGCCCATCCCTTGAAGACGCAGGAAAAGCCTGAAAAAGAATGCCGGTCCATCGCCTGA
- a CDS encoding FapA family protein yields the protein MRQTVLTLTAASSGEATAMAVADFHCPPESVGITVLEDGRFRAELLDHDADIQVEISPDKMKATIVGSIPAKGKGSPLNLESLLKKLTEAGVRVSPDPDVAARVVEQLFIGTEVAGTVIAKGILARPAKDASITPLGDWDFPAFPGDAIAGYVPAQPSEAGLLVTGEQVSPPASARGPDIEIAQDAGCSLDRDASMVIAEQYGLPNIEDHRVSVQSLLSFVDNNMAIKATIYHRTFKDEPTGPHLFQHALQRMQVKAPLQEESVSRAAAKAKERGAPVENVILCWGKLPKDGVDGSFEPTMLSTPDALGLETADGRIDFRARGVVRAVNEGDILGRLISSQPGEPGIDVFGKPVSAKQGRPFTLLAGENVRCSEEGSEYSATASGMVFFQGNTLKVTEVFETKSDVNLEVGNIKLERGSVNIRGSVLSGFCVEAPGNVVVKDVVENAVIIAGGEVQVGCGIIMDQGGKVEAGGGISALYAQNAVLLAQGDVNIAHEINNCKVTAKRNIIATRGRGKIIGGILRCGEGVLAKEIGSPAGVETQIYLGANRVTEVNMERKKELEETLQKIYTSLGSGDIKSILERAPSHKRQIVAEVLKARVRCEQELSEIEQQIREERENFRTDMNLRVKAQNIIHPDVVILCFTASYKVTTPLAGPTIYYDSQQNRLVLA from the coding sequence ATGCGTCAAACAGTCCTGACTCTGACCGCGGCAAGCAGCGGGGAAGCGACGGCCATGGCCGTGGCCGACTTCCACTGCCCTCCGGAAAGTGTCGGAATTACCGTACTCGAGGACGGTCGATTCAGGGCTGAGCTGTTGGATCATGATGCTGATATTCAGGTTGAAATCTCACCGGATAAAATGAAGGCCACCATCGTCGGCTCCATCCCGGCAAAGGGCAAGGGGAGCCCCCTGAACCTGGAAAGTCTGCTGAAAAAACTGACCGAGGCCGGGGTACGCGTTTCCCCGGACCCGGATGTTGCCGCGCGGGTGGTTGAACAACTCTTTATTGGAACTGAAGTTGCCGGGACGGTCATTGCCAAGGGGATTCTTGCCCGGCCGGCCAAGGACGCATCCATCACTCCCCTGGGGGACTGGGATTTCCCGGCTTTCCCCGGGGACGCCATTGCCGGATACGTCCCCGCGCAGCCCAGCGAAGCTGGTCTCCTGGTAACCGGAGAACAGGTCTCTCCTCCCGCAAGCGCCAGAGGGCCGGACATTGAAATTGCCCAGGACGCCGGTTGCAGCCTGGATCGGGACGCTTCCATGGTCATTGCCGAGCAGTATGGGTTGCCAAACATCGAAGACCACAGGGTCAGCGTCCAATCACTGCTTTCCTTTGTTGACAACAACATGGCCATCAAGGCCACGATTTACCACCGCACCTTCAAGGACGAGCCGACAGGGCCCCATCTTTTCCAGCACGCTTTGCAACGGATGCAGGTCAAGGCCCCGCTTCAGGAAGAATCCGTGAGCAGGGCCGCGGCCAAGGCCAAGGAGCGTGGAGCGCCGGTGGAAAACGTCATCCTCTGTTGGGGCAAGCTCCCCAAAGACGGCGTTGACGGTAGCTTCGAACCGACCATGCTTTCCACCCCCGACGCCCTGGGTCTGGAAACCGCCGACGGCAGGATCGACTTCCGTGCACGGGGCGTCGTTCGTGCCGTGAACGAGGGCGACATTCTGGGCCGACTGATCTCCTCGCAACCCGGAGAGCCGGGTATCGACGTGTTCGGAAAACCCGTCTCCGCCAAACAGGGGCGCCCGTTCACCCTGTTGGCCGGAGAAAACGTTCGCTGCTCCGAAGAAGGCAGCGAATACTCCGCCACGGCCTCGGGGATGGTCTTTTTTCAGGGCAACACGCTCAAGGTCACGGAAGTCTTCGAAACCAAGAGCGACGTCAACCTGGAAGTGGGCAACATCAAGTTGGAACGGGGTTCGGTCAACATCCGCGGTTCCGTGTTGTCCGGCTTTTGCGTGGAAGCGCCGGGCAACGTGGTGGTCAAGGATGTGGTCGAGAACGCCGTGATTATTGCCGGCGGCGAGGTTCAGGTGGGGTGCGGCATTATCATGGACCAGGGAGGGAAGGTGGAGGCCGGGGGCGGCATATCCGCGCTGTATGCCCAAAACGCGGTGCTCCTGGCCCAAGGTGACGTGAACATCGCCCACGAGATCAACAATTGCAAAGTTACCGCCAAACGAAACATCATCGCCACCAGAGGAAGAGGCAAGATCATCGGCGGCATTCTCCGGTGCGGAGAAGGAGTCCTGGCCAAGGAAATCGGCTCGCCCGCGGGAGTGGAGACCCAGATTTATCTGGGGGCGAACCGCGTGACGGAAGTCAACATGGAGCGCAAAAAGGAACTGGAGGAGACTCTGCAAAAAATCTACACTTCCCTGGGCTCCGGAGACATCAAAAGCATCCTGGAAAGAGCTCCGTCACACAAACGCCAAATCGTGGCCGAGGTGCTCAAGGCCAGGGTGCGTTGTGAACAGGAGCTTTCTGAGATCGAACAACAAATCCGCGAGGAGCGGGAGAATTTCCGGACAGATATGAACCTGCGGGTCAAGGCGCAGAATATTATCCACCCGGATGTCGTCATCCTCTGCTTCACGGCGAGCTACAAGGTCACCACCCCTCTGGCCGGCCCCACCATCTACTATGATTCTCAGCAGAATCGACTTGTTCTTGCATAG